In Rhodothermus marinus DSM 4252, a single genomic region encodes these proteins:
- the thrA gene encoding bifunctional aspartate kinase/homoserine dehydrogenase I yields MTAARPVRVHKFGGTSVATADRIRRVVQLVQAEPETARRVVVVSALGGVTDQLLGCIDAALARTGAHRTTIEALRQRHQEVLEALVLPEERTALEAQLNAHWQALTELLDGLYLLRECTPRTRDAIISFGERLSAPLVAAAFRAAGSEAIALEATELIRTDDTFGEANVDFATTNRLIRERFAAIPEDQIVVVTGFIGSTPEGVTTTLGRSGSDYTATILGAALDAELVVIWTDVDGVMSADPRLVPEAFVLPHLSYREAAEMAYFGAKVLHPRTMEPLQAKGIPLRIRNTLNPAAPGTLITAEAPPPPWYVRAVTAIRDVAVLMLEGSGMLGAPGLTGRAFQALAEHKINVLLVSQASSEQSLCLGVRAADAETALDVLRRTFAFELETGRIRRIYLVPECATVSVVGDRMRHQPGLAGRMFSALGQANVNVLAIAQGAAETNISAVIAQRDAQRAVQALHETFILRTMRAHLFLIGTGVIGGTLLDMLARQIPQLKEEEGLELRLAGLATAERMLWQPAGTPWNEARERLRAEGEPMDLDRLVQLLTTERPRRLVVVDATASEEVARRYPDLLMAGVAVVTPNKRANTLSYEFYRRLREIARERRVPYRYETTVGAGLPVIATLQDLLLAGDSVRRIEGVFSGTLAYLFNQMAEGVPFSEAVRAARAAGYTEPDPRDDLSGEDVARKLLILAREAGLPVERSDVEVQPLVPDELREVPLEEFLARLGEQDAYWRERVEEARREGRRLHYIGRIEDGRLAVGVQAIGPDSPFYNLQGTDNLIAFTTAYYCRTPLVVRGPGAGPEVTAAGIVSDLRRALEQMR; encoded by the coding sequence ATGACCGCAGCGCGTCCCGTTCGGGTCCATAAGTTCGGGGGTACATCGGTAGCCACGGCCGACCGCATCCGGCGCGTGGTACAGCTCGTGCAGGCCGAGCCGGAAACGGCTCGGCGCGTCGTGGTGGTCTCGGCACTGGGTGGTGTGACCGACCAGCTGCTGGGCTGCATCGACGCGGCCCTGGCCCGCACCGGCGCCCACCGCACGACGATCGAGGCGCTTCGCCAGCGGCATCAGGAGGTGCTGGAAGCACTCGTGCTCCCGGAAGAACGAACGGCGCTCGAAGCCCAGCTCAACGCGCACTGGCAGGCGCTGACCGAACTGCTCGACGGCCTGTACCTGCTGCGCGAGTGTACGCCCCGAACGCGGGACGCGATCATCAGCTTCGGCGAGCGGCTTTCGGCGCCGCTGGTGGCGGCCGCCTTCCGGGCAGCCGGCAGCGAGGCCATCGCGCTCGAAGCTACCGAGCTGATCCGCACGGACGACACCTTCGGAGAAGCCAACGTTGACTTCGCCACCACCAACCGCCTGATTCGCGAACGCTTTGCCGCCATCCCCGAAGACCAGATCGTGGTGGTCACCGGCTTTATCGGGTCCACACCGGAGGGTGTGACGACCACACTGGGACGTTCTGGGAGCGACTATACGGCCACCATTCTGGGAGCGGCGCTGGATGCCGAGCTGGTGGTGATCTGGACCGACGTCGATGGCGTGATGTCGGCCGATCCCCGCCTGGTACCCGAGGCGTTTGTGCTACCGCACCTGAGCTACCGGGAAGCGGCTGAGATGGCCTATTTTGGCGCCAAGGTGCTGCACCCGCGCACCATGGAGCCGCTGCAGGCGAAAGGAATTCCGCTGCGCATTCGCAACACGCTGAATCCGGCGGCCCCTGGCACGCTGATCACGGCCGAGGCCCCGCCGCCGCCATGGTACGTCCGGGCTGTGACGGCCATTCGGGACGTGGCCGTGCTCATGCTCGAAGGGTCCGGTATGCTGGGTGCACCGGGACTTACGGGACGGGCATTCCAGGCGCTGGCCGAGCATAAAATCAACGTATTGCTGGTCTCGCAGGCTTCGAGCGAGCAGAGTCTCTGTCTGGGCGTGCGGGCCGCCGATGCCGAGACGGCGCTGGACGTGCTCCGGCGCACGTTCGCCTTCGAACTGGAGACCGGTCGCATCCGGCGCATCTACCTTGTGCCCGAATGCGCGACGGTTTCCGTGGTGGGCGATCGCATGCGCCACCAGCCGGGACTGGCCGGACGCATGTTCTCGGCGCTCGGGCAGGCCAACGTGAACGTGCTGGCGATTGCGCAGGGAGCCGCCGAGACGAACATCTCGGCCGTCATCGCCCAGCGGGATGCCCAGCGGGCCGTGCAGGCCCTGCACGAGACGTTCATCCTGCGCACGATGCGAGCGCATCTGTTCCTGATCGGGACCGGCGTGATCGGAGGGACGCTGCTGGACATGCTGGCCCGCCAGATTCCACAATTGAAAGAAGAAGAAGGGCTTGAACTCCGACTGGCCGGTCTGGCAACCGCCGAACGCATGCTCTGGCAGCCGGCCGGCACTCCCTGGAACGAAGCGCGCGAGCGGCTGCGTGCCGAAGGGGAGCCCATGGACCTGGACCGGCTGGTGCAACTCCTGACCACCGAGCGGCCGCGTCGCCTCGTGGTGGTCGATGCAACAGCTTCCGAAGAGGTGGCCCGCCGGTACCCGGACCTGCTCATGGCCGGCGTGGCGGTCGTCACGCCCAACAAACGGGCCAATACGCTGTCGTACGAATTCTACCGACGCCTGCGTGAGATTGCCCGCGAGCGCCGCGTGCCCTATCGCTACGAGACCACCGTCGGGGCCGGACTCCCGGTCATCGCCACGTTGCAGGATCTGCTGCTGGCCGGCGACAGCGTGCGCCGGATCGAAGGGGTCTTCTCGGGCACGCTGGCCTATCTGTTCAACCAGATGGCCGAAGGGGTGCCTTTCTCCGAAGCGGTGCGGGCAGCCCGCGCGGCCGGTTATACCGAGCCCGATCCGCGCGACGACCTCTCGGGCGAAGACGTGGCGCGCAAGCTGCTCATCCTGGCACGAGAAGCGGGCCTGCCCGTCGAGCGCAGCGACGTGGAAGTGCAGCCGCTGGTGCCGGACGAGCTGCGCGAAGTACCGCTGGAGGAATTTCTGGCGCGGCTGGGCGAACAGGATGCCTACTGGCGCGAGCGCGTCGAAGAAGCCCGGCGCGAAGGACGCCGCCTGCACTACATCGGGCGGATCGAAGACGGCCGCCTGGCCGTCGGCGTGCAGGCCATCGGACCCGACTCGCCCTTTTACAACCTGCAGGGCACCGACAACCTGATCGCCTTTACGACGGCCTACTACTGCCGCACGCCGCTGGTGGTGCGCGGGCCGGGGGCCGGTCCGGAGGTCACGGCGGCCGGGATCGTGTCGGACCTGCGGCGCGCGCTGGAGCAGATGCGCTAA
- a CDS encoding TerC family protein — protein MFDWVTSPEAWAALVTLTALEIVLGIDNIVFISILSGRLPRHQQRKARLLGLGLAMAGRIALLLSIAWIMRLTAPLFALLGRTFSGRDLILLAGGLFLIGKSTHEIHHRLEGVDEEAVDRAAGTASFAGVITQILLLDLVFSLDSVITAVGMARHVPVMVVAIVLAVLVMMVLAEGIARFIERHPTIKMLALSFLLLIGVMLVAEGFGQHIPRGYIYSAMAFSLFVELLNIKAGARRAQPVRLHQPGLKKALEKSTSKK, from the coding sequence ATGTTCGACTGGGTGACCAGTCCCGAAGCCTGGGCGGCGCTGGTCACGCTGACCGCGCTGGAGATCGTGCTGGGCATCGACAACATCGTGTTCATCTCGATCCTGTCCGGCCGTCTTCCTCGGCATCAGCAGCGCAAGGCCCGGCTGCTCGGACTCGGACTGGCCATGGCCGGGCGTATTGCATTGCTGCTCAGCATCGCCTGGATCATGCGACTGACTGCGCCGCTGTTTGCGCTGCTGGGGCGGACGTTTTCCGGGCGCGATCTGATCCTGCTGGCGGGTGGGCTGTTTCTGATCGGTAAAAGCACGCACGAAATCCATCACCGACTGGAAGGGGTTGACGAGGAAGCAGTCGATCGGGCGGCCGGAACGGCGTCTTTCGCGGGCGTCATCACGCAGATTCTGCTGCTGGATCTGGTCTTTTCGCTGGATTCGGTAATCACGGCCGTGGGCATGGCCCGGCACGTGCCGGTCATGGTGGTGGCCATCGTGCTGGCCGTGCTCGTCATGATGGTGCTGGCCGAAGGGATTGCCCGGTTCATTGAGCGGCATCCGACGATCAAGATGCTGGCGCTGAGCTTCCTGCTGCTGATCGGGGTGATGCTGGTGGCCGAAGGCTTCGGGCAGCACATCCCGCGCGGGTACATCTACAGCGCCATGGCCTTTTCGCTGTTCGTGGAGTTGCTGAACATCAAGGCCGGAGCACGTCGGGCGCAGCCCGTCCGCCTGCACCAACCGGGCCTGAAGAAAGCACTGGAGAAGAGCACTTCAAAAAAATAA
- a CDS encoding citrate synthase has product MPTAKLILDDTTVELPVIVGTEGERAIDIRKLRAQTGYITYDPGLANTGSCQSSITFIDGEAGVLRYRGYAIEDLVEHSSFVEVCYLLIYGELPTRAQLEQFQDRLTHHSLLHEDMKKFFEGYPPSAHPMSVLSAMVASLSTYYPDSTDPEITELNMIRLLAKLKTIAAFSYKKSIGQPYIYPRNDLSYTADFLHMMFAVPSEPYEVPPLFEKVLDVLLILHADHEQNCSTSTVRMVGSSGADLFASISAGISALSGPLHGGANQAVIQMLEAIREDGGNYQKYLEKAKDPNDPFRLMGFGHRVYKNFDPRARLIKKLVDQVFNEMGINDPLLEIAQKLEEAALKDEYFIERKLYPNIDFYSGILYRAMGIPTNMYTVLFAMGRLPGWIAQWKEMREDPHTRIYRPRQIYQGSTHRPYVPIDQRG; this is encoded by the coding sequence ATGCCGACCGCCAAACTCATCCTTGACGATACGACCGTCGAACTGCCCGTCATTGTAGGCACCGAAGGCGAGCGGGCCATCGACATTCGTAAACTCCGGGCTCAGACGGGCTACATCACCTACGATCCTGGTCTGGCGAATACGGGTTCGTGCCAGAGCAGCATCACGTTCATCGACGGCGAGGCCGGGGTGCTGCGCTACCGGGGGTATGCCATCGAAGATTTGGTGGAGCATTCGTCGTTCGTCGAGGTCTGCTACCTGCTCATCTACGGCGAGCTGCCCACACGCGCGCAACTGGAGCAGTTCCAGGACCGGTTGACGCACCACAGCCTGCTCCACGAGGACATGAAAAAGTTCTTCGAAGGCTATCCGCCCAGCGCGCACCCGATGAGCGTGCTCTCGGCCATGGTGGCCTCGCTTTCGACCTACTATCCGGATTCGACGGATCCGGAGATCACAGAACTCAACATGATCCGCCTGCTGGCCAAGCTGAAGACGATTGCCGCCTTCTCCTACAAGAAATCCATCGGCCAGCCCTACATCTATCCGCGCAACGACCTGAGCTACACGGCGGACTTCCTGCACATGATGTTCGCTGTGCCCTCGGAGCCCTACGAGGTACCGCCGCTCTTCGAGAAGGTGCTGGACGTGCTGCTCATCCTGCACGCCGACCACGAGCAGAACTGCAGCACCTCGACCGTACGCATGGTGGGGAGCAGTGGCGCCGACCTGTTTGCCTCCATCTCGGCGGGCATCAGCGCGCTGTCCGGTCCGCTGCACGGCGGCGCCAACCAGGCCGTCATCCAGATGCTGGAGGCGATCCGCGAGGACGGCGGCAACTACCAGAAGTACCTCGAAAAGGCCAAGGATCCGAACGATCCCTTCCGGCTGATGGGCTTCGGTCACCGCGTCTACAAGAACTTCGACCCGCGGGCGCGGCTGATCAAGAAGCTCGTCGATCAGGTCTTCAACGAAATGGGCATCAACGACCCGCTGCTGGAGATCGCCCAGAAGCTGGAAGAGGCGGCGCTCAAAGACGAATACTTCATCGAGCGCAAGCTGTACCCGAACATCGACTTCTACAGTGGCATCCTGTACCGGGCCATGGGCATCCCGACGAACATGTACACGGTGCTGTTTGCGATGGGCCGCCTGCCCGGCTGGATCGCCCAGTGGAAGGAGATGCGCGAAGACCCGCACACGCGCATTTACCGGCCACGCCAGATCTATCAGGGTTCCACGCACCGGCCGTACGTCCCTATCGACCAGCGAGGATAA
- a CDS encoding anti-sigma factor family protein produces MKQWLKKWLGRKRLTCEEVNQFLAAYLDGALDARTRAAFEAHLQACADCQAYLDQYRKTIELTRRAAEVPEPPQELIEQTLAFLRERLSQK; encoded by the coding sequence ATGAAGCAGTGGCTGAAAAAATGGCTGGGCCGTAAGCGGCTCACCTGTGAAGAGGTGAACCAATTTCTGGCGGCCTATCTGGACGGCGCACTGGATGCGCGGACGCGGGCGGCCTTCGAGGCGCACCTCCAGGCCTGCGCCGACTGTCAGGCCTACCTGGACCAGTATCGCAAGACGATCGAACTGACCCGCCGGGCCGCCGAGGTGCCCGAACCGCCGCAGGAACTCATCGAGCAAACGCTGGCCTTTCTCCGCGAGCGCCTTTCGCAGAAATAA
- a CDS encoding sigma-70 family RNA polymerase sigma factor, with amino-acid sequence MPDAPETQPTYDLEALKRGDPAAFEALVRAESPRLFRFLLRFLENEEDARNVMQEAFLQAFQRIDTFRGEARLTTWLYGIALNQARVLLRKKRRYEAMDEADLDRLQPTFSRGMYAQRHRPWPPDVLAEREDLRRLVREAIDRLPDSYREIILLRDIEELSTEEVARLLNLSEGAVRVRLHRARQALRALLSPHIEKGDV; translated from the coding sequence ATGCCAGACGCTCCGGAAACGCAGCCCACCTACGATCTGGAGGCACTGAAGCGTGGCGATCCGGCCGCTTTTGAGGCGCTCGTGCGTGCAGAAAGCCCGCGTCTGTTTCGCTTCCTGCTGCGTTTTCTGGAGAATGAAGAGGATGCCCGTAACGTAATGCAGGAGGCATTTCTGCAGGCGTTTCAGCGAATCGACACCTTCCGGGGTGAGGCGCGGCTGACCACCTGGCTCTATGGCATTGCGCTGAACCAGGCCCGTGTGCTGCTACGCAAAAAACGCCGCTATGAGGCCATGGACGAGGCCGACCTGGACCGGTTGCAGCCGACCTTTTCGCGAGGGATGTACGCGCAGCGCCATCGGCCCTGGCCGCCGGACGTGCTGGCCGAGCGTGAGGACCTGCGGCGACTGGTCCGGGAGGCCATCGACCGGCTGCCGGACAGCTACCGGGAAATCATCCTGTTGCGCGACATCGAGGAACTCTCTACCGAGGAAGTGGCCCGACTGTTGAACCTGAGCGAAGGGGCCGTGCGGGTGCGGCTCCACCGAGCCCGACAGGCATTGCGGGCCCTGCTCAGTCCGCATATTGAAAAGGGTGACGTATGA
- a CDS encoding response regulator transcription factor, with translation MKKRILIVDDHPLVRKGLALTLEAEPDLEVCGQAASAEEALGMLDEVRPDLAIVDISLPGMSGLELIKHLHAWNPDLPVLVISRHDEALYAERAIRAGARGYVMKIEAVDVIVKAVRRVLAGGLYVSQEVSERLLMSMTGHRRTTGQSPMELLSDRELEVFELTGQGLSTREIAERLHLSVKTVESYRARIKAKLGLRTAAELMQHAVQWVENERSG, from the coding sequence ATGAAAAAACGGATCCTGATCGTCGACGATCATCCGCTCGTGCGCAAAGGGCTGGCGCTGACGCTCGAGGCCGAGCCCGATCTGGAGGTATGCGGACAGGCCGCTTCGGCCGAGGAGGCGCTCGGGATGCTGGATGAAGTCCGGCCCGATCTGGCCATCGTGGACATCTCGCTGCCGGGCATGAGCGGGCTGGAGCTGATCAAACACCTGCATGCCTGGAATCCGGATTTGCCCGTGCTGGTCATTTCGCGACATGACGAAGCACTCTATGCAGAGCGGGCCATTCGGGCCGGCGCGCGCGGCTACGTGATGAAAATCGAGGCGGTCGATGTGATCGTCAAAGCCGTGCGGCGCGTGCTGGCCGGAGGGCTCTACGTGAGCCAGGAGGTCAGCGAGCGGCTGCTGATGAGCATGACCGGTCACCGGCGCACGACCGGCCAGTCGCCCATGGAACTGCTCAGCGACCGGGAGCTGGAAGTGTTCGAGTTGACGGGGCAGGGCCTCAGCACGCGGGAGATCGCCGAGCGACTGCATCTTTCGGTCAAAACCGTCGAATCCTATCGGGCACGCATCAAGGCCAAGCTGGGGCTTCGGACGGCGGCCGAGCTCATGCAGCACGCGGTTCAGTGGGTCGAAAACGAGCGTTCGGGCTGA
- a CDS encoding PAS domain S-box protein: MTPVQVGIWGASRSVGQRLSRLLHEAGDVTVSLHPGTFPSAPETLPHLLILLGYPESLREQVEAVRASAGGEQVVLVAALSDRTTPESLEGLLRSGVDDLLDVGAPPPLLRARLRLLVRRARARRRRWDIERELQVRVGQQAVVAELGRRALANMPLPLLLEYATERVAAALGVELAKVLRLLPDGREFLLVAGYGWQDGLVGTFRVPAGTDSQAGYTLRAGGPVVVEDFARENRFACPELLRRHGVQAGLSVPIFVGGHSWGVLGAHTCRPRTFSHDDVHFLQAVAHVLATAIERREREEALRESEARYRAIVETAVDAIITIDETGRILLFNPAAERLFGYRAEEVIGRNISILMPSPYREQHDRYIRNYLETGRRRIIGRGREVTGLRKDGTTFPMYLAVSEVRLPDRRLFTGIVRDLSETRRLEQEILRISDEERRSIGQDLHDGLGQMLTGMALISQSLARRLAAQGRPEARELEELTELIRQADRQARTLARGLIPVELEANGLQAALYRLTRQTEELFGIRCSFEAEKDVPVADNMVATHLYRIAQEALNNAVRHGRAQTITVTLAADDEALHLWVRDDGVGIPEKLPETAGMGLRIMHYRARLLGGHLEVRRREEGGTEVHAAVPLTGRVLPADASQVLPETEVIP; this comes from the coding sequence ATGACTCCCGTTCAGGTCGGTATCTGGGGCGCTTCGCGGAGCGTGGGGCAGCGGCTAAGCCGACTGCTCCACGAAGCGGGGGATGTTACGGTCTCGCTGCACCCCGGCACCTTTCCGTCCGCTCCTGAAACGCTGCCCCACCTGCTCATCCTGTTGGGCTACCCCGAAAGTCTGCGCGAGCAGGTGGAGGCCGTGCGGGCATCGGCTGGCGGCGAACAGGTGGTGCTGGTGGCGGCGCTGTCGGACCGCACCACGCCCGAGTCGCTCGAAGGCCTGCTCCGCTCGGGCGTCGATGATCTCCTGGATGTGGGCGCGCCACCGCCGCTGTTGCGCGCCCGGCTGCGATTGCTGGTGCGACGGGCTCGGGCCCGTCGGCGCCGCTGGGACATCGAGCGTGAACTCCAGGTGCGGGTCGGACAGCAGGCCGTCGTGGCCGAACTGGGCCGCCGGGCTCTGGCCAACATGCCGCTGCCGCTCCTGCTGGAGTATGCCACCGAGCGCGTGGCGGCGGCACTGGGCGTCGAACTGGCCAAGGTGTTGCGTCTGCTACCCGACGGCCGGGAATTTCTGCTGGTGGCCGGCTATGGCTGGCAGGATGGACTGGTGGGGACGTTTCGTGTGCCGGCCGGCACCGACTCGCAGGCCGGTTACACGCTCCGCGCCGGTGGCCCCGTCGTCGTAGAGGATTTCGCCCGGGAAAACCGCTTCGCCTGCCCGGAGTTGCTCCGACGCCACGGCGTGCAGGCCGGGCTGAGCGTGCCGATCTTTGTAGGGGGCCACTCGTGGGGCGTACTGGGAGCCCATACCTGTCGCCCGCGCACTTTTTCGCACGACGACGTGCACTTTCTGCAGGCGGTGGCGCACGTGCTGGCCACGGCCATCGAACGCCGAGAACGTGAGGAGGCGCTGCGCGAAAGCGAGGCCCGCTACCGCGCCATCGTGGAAACGGCGGTCGATGCCATCATCACGATCGACGAAACCGGCCGTATTCTGCTGTTCAATCCGGCCGCCGAACGCCTCTTCGGCTACCGGGCCGAGGAGGTCATCGGCCGCAACATCTCGATCCTGATGCCCTCGCCCTACCGGGAGCAGCACGATCGTTACATCCGCAACTACCTGGAAACCGGCCGCCGCCGCATCATCGGACGGGGACGCGAGGTGACGGGCCTGCGCAAAGACGGCACGACGTTTCCCATGTACCTGGCCGTCAGCGAGGTGCGCCTACCCGACCGGCGGCTGTTTACCGGGATCGTGCGCGATCTGTCCGAAACGCGGCGCCTGGAGCAGGAAATCCTGCGCATCAGCGACGAGGAGCGGCGCAGCATCGGACAGGACCTGCACGACGGACTCGGCCAGATGCTGACCGGCATGGCGTTGATCAGTCAGAGCCTGGCCCGCCGTCTGGCCGCGCAGGGGCGTCCCGAAGCCCGCGAGCTCGAAGAACTGACCGAGCTGATCCGTCAGGCCGATCGGCAGGCCCGTACGCTGGCGCGCGGCCTGATTCCCGTCGAGCTGGAAGCCAACGGTCTGCAGGCCGCCCTTTACCGGCTGACCCGTCAGACCGAGGAGCTTTTCGGCATACGCTGTAGCTTTGAGGCCGAAAAGGATGTGCCGGTGGCCGACAACATGGTGGCAACGCACCTGTATCGCATCGCGCAGGAGGCGCTCAACAACGCCGTGCGGCATGGCCGGGCGCAGACCATCACCGTCACGCTGGCGGCCGACGACGAAGCGCTCCACCTGTGGGTGCGCGACGACGGTGTGGGCATTCCGGAAAAACTGCCCGAAACGGCCGGCATGGGCCTGCGCATCATGCACTACCGAGCACGGCTGCTGGGCGGCCATTTGGAAGTGCGTCGGCGGGAGGAGGGAGGCACCGAAGTGCACGCGGCCGTCCCGCTGACCGGACGCGTGCTCCCGGCCGATGCGTCGCAGGTGCTTCCGGAAACCGAAGTGATCCCCTGA
- a CDS encoding glycosyltransferase, which translates to MREDLKTRLLEGEDLFLKGAYPQALQTFEAVLEEDPSNPYALNDAGLAYAELGQLDRAVECFERALQADPGHENAFFNLIDQLLRYNQFDLAVETFLRYQEAIPDSEQKRKYEKDLARAARKQWEATLNANPGIYLGEPTEPGEQVLKVAFVCGPHTKFIFDIEERLARRHHVRVYHFTQRLDLLKIQEALDWADVVWFEWCDQILVEASRHLEKRAAVVCRLHSYEVFSDLPQRVNWEFVDRLIFVAPHMQQLFEQYFPRIAYRVEKEVIPNGVDVNRFAFRERGPGFNLAYVGYINHKKNPSLLLQCLDRLVREDSRYRLYVAGVHQERRFEVYWNHMIQTLGLQDHVIMEGWVNDIDAWLEDKNFLISTSVHEGCPYNVLEAAACGIKPVVHHFHGAEKLFPETWLFRNVEEFVNIVQSPDYDSRAYRNWIIDHFDQTDQIDAIDRLIASIKPVSVSLSGRSSDSAALHERDGWIDPSTWQAYLKGEKFDNGLQLVIAHPDAPLVYRQELLKDLVKGQAILDVGCADHAPLIEQKLQQGRWLHAELARVARRCVGLDVDEEAIAVAQRLGYPIYRHNVLTDPVPDEVKAEHWDYMVLGEVLEHIDNPVAFLQQIHEKYRGLVDRLILTVPNALKWLNQQAARQHLEIINSDHRFWFTPYTLSKVVCEAGFEVERFCFAQGPGSLDGRTIDLLQRYPALRDHIVLIAAF; encoded by the coding sequence ATGCGCGAAGATCTGAAGACCCGACTCCTGGAAGGAGAAGACCTGTTTCTGAAAGGGGCCTATCCGCAGGCCTTACAGACGTTCGAAGCCGTTCTGGAAGAGGATCCGAGCAATCCTTATGCGCTGAACGATGCCGGGCTGGCCTATGCCGAACTGGGGCAACTGGACCGGGCCGTCGAATGCTTCGAGCGGGCACTGCAGGCCGACCCCGGCCACGAAAACGCGTTTTTCAACCTGATCGATCAACTGCTGCGCTACAACCAGTTCGATCTGGCGGTCGAGACGTTTCTGCGCTACCAGGAGGCCATTCCCGACAGCGAGCAGAAACGCAAATACGAAAAAGACCTGGCGCGGGCGGCCCGAAAGCAGTGGGAAGCCACGCTGAACGCCAATCCCGGCATCTATCTGGGCGAGCCGACCGAACCTGGCGAGCAAGTGCTCAAGGTGGCGTTCGTATGCGGGCCACATACGAAGTTCATCTTCGACATCGAAGAGCGACTGGCCCGCCGCCACCACGTGCGCGTGTATCATTTCACACAGCGACTGGATCTGTTGAAGATCCAGGAAGCGCTGGACTGGGCCGATGTGGTGTGGTTCGAATGGTGCGACCAGATCCTCGTAGAGGCCAGCCGGCACCTGGAAAAACGCGCGGCCGTCGTTTGCCGGCTGCACAGCTATGAAGTCTTCTCCGATTTACCGCAGCGGGTAAACTGGGAATTTGTGGATCGACTGATCTTCGTGGCACCGCACATGCAGCAACTTTTTGAGCAATATTTCCCGCGTATAGCCTATCGGGTAGAAAAGGAGGTGATTCCAAACGGAGTGGACGTTAACCGATTTGCATTTAGAGAGCGCGGCCCGGGATTTAATCTGGCCTATGTGGGATATATCAATCACAAAAAGAATCCATCTTTGCTGCTGCAATGTCTTGATCGACTGGTGCGGGAAGATAGCCGCTATCGGCTGTATGTGGCCGGCGTCCACCAGGAGCGGCGTTTTGAGGTTTACTGGAATCACATGATCCAGACACTGGGCCTGCAGGATCATGTGATCATGGAGGGATGGGTGAACGACATCGATGCCTGGCTGGAGGATAAGAATTTTCTGATTTCCACCAGTGTACATGAAGGGTGCCCGTACAACGTGCTGGAAGCCGCCGCCTGTGGCATCAAGCCGGTGGTTCACCATTTTCATGGAGCAGAAAAACTATTTCCTGAAACGTGGCTGTTTCGCAATGTTGAGGAGTTTGTAAACATTGTACAATCCCCTGATTACGATAGCAGAGCATATCGAAACTGGATTATAGACCATTTCGATCAGACAGATCAGATAGATGCAATTGACCGTTTGATTGCATCCATTAAACCGGTATCGGTTAGCCTTAGTGGCCGGTCTTCAGACAGCGCAGCACTGCATGAACGCGATGGATGGATTGATCCTTCGACGTGGCAGGCTTATCTGAAAGGTGAAAAGTTTGATAACGGACTGCAACTTGTTATTGCACATCCCGATGCGCCGCTGGTGTACAGGCAGGAGCTGCTGAAGGATCTGGTGAAGGGACAGGCCATTCTGGACGTCGGCTGTGCCGACCATGCGCCTTTGATCGAACAGAAGCTGCAGCAGGGACGCTGGCTGCATGCCGAACTGGCCCGCGTGGCCCGTCGGTGTGTCGGACTGGACGTGGATGAAGAGGCCATTGCCGTGGCGCAACGGCTGGGGTATCCGATCTACCGGCACAATGTGCTGACCGACCCGGTACCGGATGAGGTAAAGGCCGAGCACTGGGACTACATGGTACTGGGTGAGGTGCTGGAGCATATCGATAATCCGGTCGCTTTCCTGCAACAGATCCATGAAAAATACCGGGGCCTGGTAGATCGTCTGATTCTCACTGTACCGAACGCCCTGAAATGGTTGAACCAGCAAGCTGCCCGGCAACATCTGGAAATTATCAATTCCGACCACCGATTCTGGTTTACGCCGTATACGCTCAGCAAGGTGGTCTGCGAGGCCGGGTTTGAAGTTGAGCGGTTCTGCTTTGCGCAGGGACCCGGTTCGCTGGACGGCCGGACAATCGATCTGCTGCAACGATACCCGGCCCTTCGCGATCACATCGTGCTGATTGCAGCTTTCTGA